The genomic stretch GGGAACGGCACCCCTCTGAGCGACTACAACGCCAAGTCCCTGGCGTGGCGCAACGGCTGGCAGAACGCCGCTGCCAGCAAACTCGCCCAGAGCGCCGCCATCGAGACGGACGCGACCAAGCGCCTGAACCTCTACAAGCAGCTCACCGCGCTGGTGGTCAAGGACGGCCCCTTCGCGATCCTGTACCAGCCCAGCCGGCCCATCGTGATCCAGCAGAGCGTCAGCGGCTTCAACCAGAACGCCAACGGTGACGTGCAGTTCGAGAAGATCAGCAAGAAGTAGTCACGGTTGAGCTGAGGGCGAACCCCTCCGCCCTTCGGGCACCTCCCCCCAGAGGGAGGCAAGGATCTGCTCGTTGGCTCCCCCCCAGGGGAGTTGTCACCGCAGGTGACTGAGGGGTTCACCCGCAGCCTCAGCCGCCCCATAAGGAGCCCCTTTGCTCGTCTATATCGTGCGGCGCGTGGCGCTGATGGTGTTCGTGCTGTGGGGCGTGTCGCTCGCGGCCTTCGTGATCTCACACGCCCTGCCCGCCGATCCGGCAGCGGCGGCGCTGGGCAACAACGCGCGCGAGGAGCAGCTCCAGGAATTCCGGGTGAAGAACGGGCTGGACAGACCGCTGGTGGTGCAGTACGGGGTGTATATGGGGAACCTCGTGCGCGGCGACCTGGGAGCGTCGCTGCGGACCCAGAACTCGATCACGGCCGACCTGCGGCAGTTCTTCCCGGCCACCTTCGAACTGACGCTGGGCGCGGTGGTGTTCGCGGTGCTGATCGGGGTGCCGCTGGGCATCGTGGCGGCGCTGACGCAGGGCCGGTGGCCGGATCTGCTGGCCCGCACCTTCGCGCTGCTGGGCGGGGCGACCCCGGTGTACTGGCTGGCGATCCTGGCCCTGAACGTGTTCCACGAGAAGCTGGGATGGCTGCCGGGGCCAGGGCGGCTGGACGCCTACAGCCTGCCGCCGCCCGTGAAGACCGGGCTGGTGACCATCGATTCCCTGCTGGTCGGTGACCGCGAGGTCTTCGTGGACGCGCTGCGGCACCTGCTGCTGCCGGGGCTGGTGCTGGGCATGTTCTCGGCGGCGCTGCTGACCCGCATGACCCGCTCGGCGCTGCTGGAGGTGCTCGGGCAGGACTACATCCGCACGGCACGGGCCAAGGGGCTGACCCGTGCCCGGGTGATCGCGCGGCACGCCATGCGCAACGCCTCGCTGCCGATCCTGACGGTGCTGGGCACGCTGTTCGGGTCGCTGCTCACGGGGGCGGTGCTGACCGAGACGATCTTCTCGTGGCCGGGCATCGGCGGCTACGCGACCACGTCGGCCATCAGCCTGGACTTCCCGGCGGTCATGGGGGTCACGCTGATCGCGGGGCTGGCGTACTCGGTCGTGAACCTGCTGGTCGATCTGCTGTACGCCTTGTTCGACCCCAGGATCAGCTTCTCGTGACGGCCACCCCCCTTCCAACAGAGTCCACCCTGCCAGCCGCCACTGGCAACGCGAACTGGCGGCGCTTCCGGCGCAATCCGGGCGCGATGGTCGGGCTGGTGCTGCTGGCCCTGCTGGTCACCGCGGCGCTGCTCGGGCCGGCGCTGACGGGCGACCCGGCGGCGCAGAACCTCGGGGCGCGGCTCCAGGCGCCGTCTGGAGCACATCCGCTGGGCACTGATCAGCTGGGGCGGGACGTGCTGGCCCGCGTGCTGAACGGGGCGCGGATCTCGCTGGGTCTGGGCGTCAGCGTCATGCTGGCGTCGCTGCTGGTCGGATCGGCGGTGGGCCTCGTGGCGGGCCTGCGCGGCGGCTGGTGGGACGAGGGCCTGATG from Deinococcus sp. AB2017081 encodes the following:
- a CDS encoding ABC transporter permease, translated to MLVYIVRRVALMVFVLWGVSLAAFVISHALPADPAAAALGNNAREEQLQEFRVKNGLDRPLVVQYGVYMGNLVRGDLGASLRTQNSITADLRQFFPATFELTLGAVVFAVLIGVPLGIVAALTQGRWPDLLARTFALLGGATPVYWLAILALNVFHEKLGWLPGPGRLDAYSLPPPVKTGLVTIDSLLVGDREVFVDALRHLLLPGLVLGMFSAALLTRMTRSALLEVLGQDYIRTARAKGLTRARVIARHAMRNASLPILTVLGTLFGSLLTGAVLTETIFSWPGIGGYATTSAISLDFPAVMGVTLIAGLAYSVVNLLVDLLYALFDPRISFS